A genome region from Bradyrhizobium guangzhouense includes the following:
- the nolL gene encoding nodulation factor fucose acetyltransferase NolL, with the protein MFHCSAQSTECSSQALKGAPRDLSLDFAKGMLIILVIIGHLIQYVICRNNEYWHSPYFKFIYMFHMPLFMAISGYLSHGALVYKSLSRSVADRVKQLLLPALFCGTLLEAIKLGAFKLATGSVPTSLRDVLFDLAKELVGSYWFIWTTFASFLVMRSLFALCGRVSAWVIGTSAIFVALTPLTVSIVPLARYTYPFFCLGVVFAHSKEWRTAIISRYKSLLMVLLSGMACACYFNWNKTTYAYNNLVLVHDTKQVLLMFLGSASASAIAMEVLLQVWRFGCSSRVVLFVAVGLGQRTLVLYLIQGAVFRLMDFISFERPFELSVRIAIAAALGAGIVVIAAAIQWIVRGLRRIWECRRSATRIAIGRVASVWDRSV; encoded by the coding sequence ATGTTTCATTGCTCAGCACAATCAACCGAGTGTAGTTCGCAGGCGCTCAAAGGAGCGCCGCGAGACCTAAGCCTTGATTTTGCTAAAGGCATGCTCATCATCTTGGTGATCATCGGACATTTGATACAATACGTTATTTGTAGAAATAACGAATATTGGCATTCGCCTTACTTCAAGTTCATCTACATGTTTCACATGCCGCTCTTCATGGCGATAAGCGGCTATTTGTCCCACGGAGCGCTAGTTTACAAGTCGCTGTCGCGCAGCGTCGCTGATCGTGTGAAGCAATTGTTGCTGCCGGCGCTATTTTGCGGCACGCTTCTCGAAGCAATCAAGTTGGGGGCGTTCAAGCTAGCTACGGGGTCAGTGCCAACAAGCCTGCGTGATGTACTGTTTGACCTTGCGAAGGAGCTAGTAGGCTCATATTGGTTCATTTGGACCACATTTGCCTCATTCCTCGTCATGAGGAGTCTTTTCGCGTTGTGCGGCCGGGTATCGGCCTGGGTGATTGGCACGTCAGCGATCTTTGTTGCCCTCACTCCGTTGACAGTTTCGATAGTGCCATTGGCGCGATACACTTACCCATTCTTTTGCCTTGGAGTCGTGTTCGCTCATTCGAAGGAATGGCGGACGGCCATAATCTCACGATACAAATCGCTCTTGATGGTCTTGCTTAGTGGAATGGCTTGTGCGTGCTATTTCAACTGGAACAAAACAACCTACGCCTACAACAACCTAGTACTGGTTCACGATACAAAGCAAGTGTTGCTTATGTTTCTTGGCTCTGCATCTGCCTCGGCAATTGCAATGGAAGTGTTGCTGCAGGTCTGGCGCTTTGGCTGTTCTAGTCGCGTGGTTCTCTTCGTTGCGGTAGGTCTTGGGCAGCGTACGCTGGTCCTTTATCTGATCCAGGGCGCCGTGTTCCGCTTGATGGACTTTATTTCGTTTGAAAGACCTTTCGAGCTATCAGTTAGAATCGCAATCGCTGCGGCGCTAGGGGCGGGAATTGTTGTCATCGCCGCAGCGATTCAGTGGATTGTGCGCGGCCTTCGAAGGATCTGGGAGTGTCGCCGGAGCGCTACTCGGATCGCTATTGGCCGTGTGGCCTCCGTTTGGGACAGAAGCGTTTAG
- the dctA gene encoding C4-dicarboxylate transporter DctA: MLYVQVLAAIALGGIVGWRWPHLATNDWIKALGEGFIKLIKMVIAPIVFCTVVSGIAHIHDAKKVGRIGVKALVYFEVVSTFALIIGLIIGNVVRPGAGFGSAAANAQAVANYAKQAEGQKSVDFILHIIPDTVVGAFAQGEILQVLLFSVLFGFAILGLGERGHLIRSFIDDAAHAVFGVISIVMRAAPVGAFGAMAYTIGKFGTGAILNLMGLIATFYVTAALFVLLVLGIIARLAGFSIFKFLAYIKDELLIVLGTSSSESALPSLMEKLERLGCSKSVVGLVVPTGYSFNLDGTNIYMTLATLFISQALGYDLTFSQQLTILLVAMLTSKGASGIAGAGFITLAATLAVVDPRLVPGMAIVLGIDKFMSECRALTNLCGNGVACVIVASSEGELDRETFNAALSY, from the coding sequence ATGCTATATGTCCAGGTTTTGGCGGCAATTGCTCTCGGCGGCATCGTCGGCTGGCGCTGGCCGCACCTGGCCACTAATGACTGGATCAAGGCGCTGGGCGAGGGCTTCATCAAGTTGATCAAGATGGTGATCGCTCCGATCGTCTTCTGCACCGTCGTCTCCGGCATCGCCCATATCCATGATGCCAAGAAGGTCGGACGCATCGGCGTGAAGGCGTTGGTCTATTTCGAGGTCGTCTCCACCTTCGCGCTCATCATCGGCCTCATCATCGGCAATGTCGTGAGGCCGGGCGCGGGCTTCGGCAGTGCGGCGGCCAACGCGCAGGCGGTCGCCAACTACGCCAAGCAGGCCGAAGGCCAGAAGTCGGTCGACTTCATCCTGCACATCATTCCCGACACCGTGGTCGGCGCCTTCGCGCAAGGCGAGATCCTGCAAGTGCTGCTGTTCTCCGTCCTGTTCGGCTTCGCTATCCTGGGGCTCGGCGAACGCGGCCATTTGATCCGCAGCTTCATCGATGATGCCGCGCATGCGGTGTTCGGCGTGATCTCGATCGTAATGCGCGCGGCGCCGGTCGGCGCCTTCGGCGCGATGGCCTACACGATCGGCAAGTTCGGGACCGGCGCGATCCTCAATTTGATGGGCCTGATCGCGACCTTCTACGTCACTGCGGCCCTATTCGTGCTCCTGGTGCTCGGCATTATCGCGCGCCTTGCCGGCTTCTCGATCTTCAAGTTCCTCGCCTACATCAAGGACGAGCTGCTGATCGTGCTCGGCACCTCGTCCTCGGAGAGCGCGCTGCCGTCCTTGATGGAGAAGCTGGAACGTCTCGGCTGCTCAAAATCGGTGGTCGGCCTCGTGGTGCCCACGGGTTATTCGTTCAATCTCGACGGCACCAACATCTACATGACGCTAGCGACGCTCTTTATCTCGCAGGCGCTCGGCTACGATCTGACGTTCAGCCAGCAACTCACGATCCTGCTCGTGGCGATGCTGACCTCGAAGGGGGCCTCTGGCATCGCCGGTGCAGGCTTCATCACGCTGGCGGCGACGCTCGCGGTCGTAGATCCACGGCTCGTGCCGGGCATGGCCATCGTGCTGGGCATAGACAAGTTCATGAGCGAATGCCGCGCGTTGACCAACCTCTGTGGCAACGGCGTGGCCTGCGTGATCGTTGCCTCGTCCGAGGGCGAGCTCGACCGAGAGACCTTTAATGCGGCTCTGAGCTATTAG
- a CDS encoding FkbM family methyltransferase, which yields MLESLPTLEIHQKIVSHLRVTCPVILDIGCNDGSDTQRFLELCPDASVYCFEPDPRAIARFKENKRLARPNVALMQLAISDRNGTIEFHPSNGDGDARGWDLSGSIRRPKNHLSEYDWVRFDDSILVETQRLDDWSGEAGLSGPVDLIWMDVQGAESDVIAGGQKTLGRTRFIYTEYSDRELYEGQLSLRSILDLLPAFEVVTLYPREIEGDVLLRNKVLRSV from the coding sequence ATGCTAGAGTCGTTACCTACACTGGAAATACACCAGAAGATCGTTTCTCATCTTCGGGTCACATGCCCGGTTATCTTGGACATTGGATGCAATGATGGTAGCGACACACAGCGATTTCTTGAGCTGTGTCCAGACGCCAGCGTATACTGCTTTGAACCTGACCCTCGCGCAATAGCTCGCTTCAAGGAGAATAAGCGTCTGGCTCGACCCAACGTGGCGCTCATGCAGCTCGCCATCAGTGATCGAAACGGTACCATCGAGTTTCATCCGAGCAATGGGGACGGAGATGCGAGGGGGTGGGACTTATCGGGCTCCATACGTAGACCCAAAAATCACCTTTCAGAATATGATTGGGTTCGCTTTGATGACTCGATTCTGGTCGAGACCCAGCGACTGGATGACTGGAGCGGCGAAGCTGGTCTCAGCGGCCCTGTTGATCTAATCTGGATGGATGTTCAAGGAGCTGAGTCGGACGTAATCGCTGGCGGTCAGAAAACCCTGGGCAGAACACGGTTCATCTACACCGAGTATAGTGACCGCGAACTGTACGAAGGCCAGCTTTCACTGCGCTCCATCCTTGACCTCCTTCCCGCGTTCGAAGTGGTTACTCTGTATCCGCGAGAGATTGAGGGCGACGTTCTGCTTAGAAACAAGGTGCTCCGGTCTGTTTGA
- a CDS encoding transposase, producing MQNAHRRLQWPAAGRAAVYVPAQARVVPGCRRADYNDARPHSQLGWKTPFGFVFTCRDLALRYAKAPRQLVARRSGWKAASIKVREFRWARDVGRA from the coding sequence ATGCAGAATGCGCATCGAAGACTTCAATGGCCAGCTGCGGGGCGAGCCGCTGTTTACGTCCCTGCCCAGGCCCGTGTCGTGCCTGGGTGCCGGCGGGCCGATTACAACGACGCGCGACCACACTCCCAGCTCGGATGGAAGACCCCGTTCGGGTTCGTCTTCACCTGCCGGGATCTGGCACTGCGCTATGCGAAGGCTCCGCGTCAGCTTGTCGCGCGGCGATCAGGATGGAAGGCAGCGTCAATCAAGGTGAGAGAGTTTCGCTGGGCTCGTGACGTAGGGAGGGCGTAG
- a CDS encoding IS110 family transposase, with the protein MDTVIGVDLAKNVFQLHGASMAGHLKFRKKLSRLQFRKFMAGHPSAVVVMEACGSAHYWAREMVKLGHEVKLIAPQYVKPFVKRQKNDAADAEAIVIAAQRPEMRFVEPKSEEQQARAVLFRARKRLVHQRTDLVNALRSVLYEFGHIIPQGIEQLKRIDAILEDPNSDLPELVREECRSLIDQIAYKTERIDAKAEQLKKLATRTVTAQRLQTMPGVGPLTALAIEAFAPDMAAFRRGRDFAAWLGLVPRQHSSGGKERLGRVSKEGQADIRQLLIVGAMSRLNWLGRKSIPSGSWLAQMLARKPRMLVAIALANKMARTIWAMLTRKEDYRNPAQAVTA; encoded by the coding sequence ATGGATACGGTGATCGGAGTGGATCTAGCCAAGAATGTGTTTCAGCTCCACGGGGCGTCAATGGCGGGACACTTGAAATTTCGAAAGAAACTGTCGCGGCTTCAGTTTCGGAAGTTCATGGCGGGCCACCCATCGGCAGTGGTGGTGATGGAAGCCTGTGGCAGCGCCCACTATTGGGCACGGGAGATGGTCAAGCTCGGCCATGAAGTGAAACTGATCGCTCCGCAATATGTGAAGCCTTTTGTGAAACGCCAAAAGAACGACGCGGCTGATGCCGAAGCAATCGTGATCGCGGCACAGCGCCCCGAGATGCGCTTCGTCGAGCCGAAATCGGAAGAACAGCAGGCCAGGGCAGTGCTCTTTCGGGCTCGGAAGCGCCTTGTTCATCAGCGCACCGATCTGGTGAATGCGCTGCGTTCTGTTCTCTACGAATTCGGCCATATCATCCCGCAAGGAATCGAACAACTTAAACGCATTGACGCAATCCTCGAAGATCCGAACAGCGATCTACCAGAACTGGTCCGCGAGGAATGTCGGAGTCTCATTGATCAGATCGCCTACAAGACGGAGCGGATCGATGCCAAGGCAGAGCAGCTCAAGAAGTTGGCGACGCGGACGGTCACGGCGCAGCGGCTGCAGACAATGCCGGGGGTCGGCCCGCTGACCGCACTCGCGATCGAGGCTTTCGCGCCCGACATGGCGGCCTTTCGACGTGGCCGAGACTTCGCGGCTTGGCTCGGCTTGGTCCCACGGCAACATTCCTCAGGGGGAAAGGAAAGGCTCGGACGCGTTTCGAAGGAAGGACAGGCGGACATTCGCCAGTTGCTCATCGTTGGGGCGATGTCGCGGCTGAACTGGCTCGGGCGCAAGTCGATCCCTAGCGGATCCTGGCTGGCGCAGATGCTGGCGAGGAAGCCGCGCATGCTTGTGGCGATCGCCTTGGCGAACAAGATGGCTCGGACGATTTGGGCCATGCTCACCCGGAAGGAGGATTATCGGAACCCAGCGCAGGCAGTGACGGCATGA
- a CDS encoding LLM class flavin-dependent oxidoreductase, which produces MTNVSRRIRLGIFDHLDEDGLDLSQQYNDRLVLAEACDRLGYHAYHLAEHHCTPHGRSPSPNVFLSSVAQRTKQLRIGPMVMLLSLQHPLRAYEEACMLDHLSGGRLELGIGWGSLPIELGYFGVSAESARELYSEGMEILTRAMRGGTLSYEGQHYRLHEVPLAITPYQRPHPPTWIPVSQPGSARAAAEIGANIASIGPASMVRKSTDAYRACNWRGGAPLVGLLRMIVADTSEAHAYSLAAAAYDRWLTSFRVLYDLSGVPAPPNLPPTFEAAIESELCVVGTAASVRSVLIDHLEQAGANYLLCQVAFGDLPLVAALNTATILRSELMAGGGP; this is translated from the coding sequence GTGACAAATGTATCACGTCGAATACGGCTTGGAATCTTTGACCACTTGGACGAAGACGGTCTCGACTTATCGCAGCAGTATAACGATCGACTGGTGTTGGCCGAAGCGTGTGACCGGTTGGGATACCACGCGTACCATCTTGCCGAGCACCATTGCACACCGCACGGGCGATCGCCCTCGCCTAACGTATTTCTGTCGAGCGTTGCGCAGCGTACGAAGCAGCTCCGCATCGGGCCGATGGTCATGCTGCTAAGCCTTCAGCACCCCCTTCGGGCCTATGAAGAGGCATGCATGCTGGATCATTTGAGCGGCGGTCGTCTTGAGCTCGGTATCGGGTGGGGCTCTCTACCGATTGAATTGGGGTACTTCGGGGTTAGCGCAGAGAGCGCTCGCGAGCTGTATTCCGAAGGAATGGAGATCTTGACCAGAGCGATGCGAGGCGGGACCTTGTCCTACGAAGGTCAGCATTATCGCCTCCACGAAGTGCCGTTAGCAATTACGCCTTATCAGCGTCCCCATCCACCGACCTGGATTCCCGTGAGCCAGCCCGGCTCTGCGCGAGCGGCCGCTGAGATCGGTGCCAATATCGCGAGCATTGGCCCGGCCTCTATGGTTCGGAAATCGACTGACGCGTACCGCGCGTGCAATTGGCGCGGAGGGGCTCCGCTTGTCGGTTTGCTTCGCATGATTGTAGCAGACACTTCGGAAGCTCATGCGTATTCGCTAGCTGCAGCGGCTTACGACAGATGGCTCACGAGCTTTAGGGTCCTTTATGATCTCAGCGGGGTACCTGCCCCTCCGAACCTTCCGCCAACCTTCGAAGCAGCAATTGAAAGTGAATTGTGCGTTGTCGGAACCGCCGCTTCTGTGCGAAGTGTCCTTATTGATCACCTGGAGCAAGCGGGAGCTAACTATCTTCTCTGCCAAGTGGCCTTTGGCGATCTCCCGCTTGTTGCGGCCTTGAACACGGCGACTATTCTCCGGTCCGAACTTATGGCGGGAGGCGGCCCATGA
- the hisC gene encoding histidinol-phosphate transaminase has protein sequence MADRSLAEGRSAGIAAYSLPCVNLNRNENPFPMPDVVMRAAFAAIGTHNRYPEEDSGGLRSAAARAYGVSVEQVIAGNGSSEILALIYRGFLAAGDTVGMLSPGFSFNHKLAAVNGARLLEVDWADHNALPASQSVRQAAGDAKFIVLANPNNPTGTFVQIAEIERLVAETDQLIVLDEAYVDFAPDNALGLIDRYQNLLLLRTFSKSYAAAGLRIGFGLGNPRVIARLRSIQNPFNMSVISQSVGVSILEHRNAYDQCIECIVQERERTMVALSALGFYVLPSHANFVLARVPLGYDGRWWQQALERKNVNVAVFPEGDLGGFIRISIGAAEQMDTCLSVVSGIAGGLI, from the coding sequence ATGGCAGACAGGAGTCTCGCGGAAGGCAGATCCGCCGGGATCGCTGCGTACTCGCTGCCATGCGTGAACCTCAACAGGAACGAAAACCCGTTCCCGATGCCTGACGTAGTCATGCGGGCTGCGTTTGCCGCGATTGGAACCCACAATAGGTATCCGGAGGAGGACAGCGGCGGCTTACGATCAGCGGCCGCGCGAGCCTATGGGGTCTCTGTCGAGCAGGTGATCGCAGGAAATGGCTCATCGGAGATTCTCGCACTTATTTACCGGGGGTTTCTTGCCGCTGGCGATACTGTCGGAATGTTGTCGCCCGGCTTTTCGTTCAATCATAAATTGGCGGCGGTGAACGGAGCGCGCTTGCTTGAAGTTGATTGGGCCGATCACAATGCTCTGCCGGCGAGCCAAAGTGTTCGGCAGGCGGCAGGAGACGCAAAGTTCATCGTGCTCGCCAACCCAAATAACCCAACAGGGACATTCGTTCAGATCGCGGAAATTGAGCGACTGGTCGCTGAAACGGATCAGCTTATCGTGCTCGATGAGGCGTATGTCGACTTTGCTCCAGACAATGCACTGGGTCTGATCGACCGATATCAGAATCTTCTGCTGCTAAGGACGTTTTCGAAGAGTTACGCTGCAGCGGGCCTTCGCATCGGCTTTGGCCTCGGTAACCCGCGGGTGATTGCAAGACTGCGTAGCATACAGAACCCTTTCAACATGAGCGTGATTAGCCAGTCCGTTGGCGTCAGCATCCTCGAGCATCGTAATGCCTACGATCAGTGCATTGAATGCATTGTTCAGGAAAGGGAGAGAACTATGGTGGCGCTGTCGGCGCTTGGATTCTATGTCCTGCCATCACATGCAAACTTTGTATTGGCTCGCGTACCGCTTGGGTACGACGGTAGATGGTGGCAGCAAGCCTTAGAGAGGAAGAATGTGAACGTTGCGGTGTTTCCCGAGGGGGACCTTGGGGGCTTCATAAGAATCTCAATAGGTGCGGCGGAGCAGATGGACACCTGTTTATCTGTGGTCAGTGGCATTGCTGGGGGGCTGATCTGA
- a CDS encoding transposase, with translation MEGRQRRSLTDDYKRQAVDLVTSSWRSIGSVAKELGLRESVLRRWVEQRGVRLQPTAAARRPTTRATLPSADHAAEIARLQRENERLRIMPGARARGADDLLPIVTSSTTSGGSTATPAGVMAARVSMPS, from the coding sequence ATGGAAGGACGTCAGCGTCGGTCGCTTACGGACGACTACAAGCGGCAAGCGGTTGATCTCGTAACATCGAGTTGGCGCTCGATCGGATCTGTTGCCAAGGAGCTTGGCTTGCGAGAGTCCGTGCTGCGGCGGTGGGTGGAGCAGCGAGGGGTTCGGCTGCAGCCGACGGCGGCGGCGCGGCGCCCCACGACGCGGGCGACGCTGCCGTCGGCGGACCACGCGGCAGAGATCGCGCGTTTGCAGCGAGAGAACGAGCGGCTGCGCATTATGCCTGGCGCTCGCGCCCGGGGAGCCGACGATCTGCTGCCAATCGTGACCTCGTCGACGACATCAGGCGGGTCCACCGCGACACCCGCGGGCGTTATGGCAGCCCGCGTATCCATGCCGAGTTGA
- a CDS encoding DDE-type integrase/transposase/recombinase produces MARPRRVRTTDSRHDLPIAPNLLDRNFIATAPNRIWLADITYIETDQGWLYLAAVMDLYSRRIVG; encoded by the coding sequence ATGGCGCGGCCACGTCGGGTGCGGACCACCGACAGCCGCCACGACCTGCCGATCGCCCCCAATCTGCTCGACCGCAACTTCATCGCCACTGCGCCGAACCGGATCTGGCTGGCCGATATCACCTACATCGAGACCGATCAGGGCTGGCTCTATCTGGCTGCCGTCATGGATCTGTACAGCCGCAGGATTGTCGGCTAG
- a CDS encoding MerR family transcriptional regulator, with translation MNRPSFYKRRWRRIGELADATGVTVRALRHYEQTGLLTASQRTCGGHRMYDADSLTRVYHIVALRRLGLSLQEIRSALEGRSSLSRLLSEQLERAEREVMRATAVRDLLRRLAQNVDADVRLDELPNHLNRPPGKVDM, from the coding sequence ATGAACAGGCCTTCATTCTATAAGCGTCGGTGGCGGCGCATTGGTGAACTTGCAGATGCCACCGGCGTCACGGTGCGGGCATTGCGTCACTATGAGCAGACAGGACTGCTCACTGCTTCTCAGCGTACGTGCGGCGGCCATCGCATGTACGACGCCGACAGTTTGACACGCGTTTACCACATAGTCGCACTTCGCCGGCTCGGCCTTTCGCTTCAGGAAATCCGGAGCGCTCTTGAAGGACGCTCGTCTCTTTCGCGTTTGTTGAGCGAGCAGCTGGAACGTGCAGAGCGCGAAGTGATGCGCGCAACCGCCGTCCGCGATCTGCTGCGCCGCCTCGCTCAGAATGTCGACGCAGATGTCCGGCTAGACGAGCTACCCAACCATCTGAACCGACCTCCGGGTAAAGTCGACATGTGA
- a CDS encoding LysR family transcriptional regulator: protein MRFRGLDLNLLVALDALIAERNLTAAARSINLSQPAMSAAVARLRAYFKDELFTMSGRELVLTPRAEALASPTREALLHIQLSITSREPFRPDESNRRFRLCMSDFAAIVLIRKVIERVAREAPGIKFELMPLADPFDHPLQRGAVDFIILPDVYTTDEHPKATLFDETLVCVGCRSNKRLARPLTFSSYMSMGHVAVRFGRSRVPSIDEWFMQEHRVKRRVEVVVQGFSMMPHMLVGTNRVATMPATLVRHFAKSLPLRVAKLPLPLPGFTETLQWPALHNNEPASKWMRQVLLEEAARLGSSQEEPSLAPE from the coding sequence ATGCGGTTTCGTGGCCTAGATCTAAATCTGCTCGTCGCTCTTGATGCCCTGATAGCAGAGCGTAACTTGACGGCAGCAGCACGCAGCATCAACTTGAGCCAGCCCGCAATGAGTGCGGCGGTCGCCCGCCTGCGTGCGTATTTCAAGGACGAGTTGTTCACGATGAGCGGCCGTGAACTTGTCCTGACCCCACGCGCAGAGGCTCTCGCCTCACCTACTCGCGAAGCGTTACTGCACATTCAGCTTTCCATCACGTCTCGCGAGCCCTTTAGGCCGGACGAATCAAATCGCCGTTTTCGCCTTTGCATGTCCGATTTCGCGGCTATCGTGCTTATTCGCAAGGTGATTGAGCGCGTCGCGCGAGAGGCGCCCGGCATCAAATTCGAGCTGATGCCACTGGCCGATCCATTCGACCACCCCCTTCAGCGGGGTGCGGTCGACTTTATCATTCTTCCCGACGTGTACACGACGGATGAGCATCCGAAGGCCACGCTATTTGATGAGACGCTGGTTTGCGTGGGCTGCCGTTCCAACAAGCGATTGGCGCGACCGCTGACGTTCTCAAGCTACATGTCCATGGGGCACGTTGCTGTCCGGTTCGGCCGTTCTCGCGTCCCGTCAATCGACGAATGGTTCATGCAGGAGCATCGAGTTAAGCGGCGCGTGGAGGTCGTGGTTCAGGGCTTCAGCATGATGCCCCACATGCTCGTCGGGACGAACCGGGTAGCGACCATGCCGGCAACGTTGGTGCGGCATTTCGCAAAATCGCTACCCTTGCGCGTTGCAAAGCTTCCCCTGCCGTTGCCTGGCTTTACGGAGACGCTGCAATGGCCTGCACTGCACAACAATGAGCCTGCAAGCAAGTGGATGCGCCAGGTCTTGCTTGAGGAAGCCGCTCGCCTCGGTTCGTCACAGGAGGAACCAAGCCTGGCTCCTGAGTAG
- a CDS encoding NodA family N-acyltransferase produces MRPPIQWRTCWENELELSDHIQLSAFLRAAYGPTGTFNARPFEGYRSWAGARPELRCVGYDSRGVAAHLGALRRFIKVGDADVLVAELGLYAVRPDLEGLGVPHSVRAMYPTLHLMGVPFGFGTVRHALKTHITRLLDRPGLASIIPGIRVRSTLAEVYPALPPTRTDDALLVVLPVGKPLSEWPPGTTIERNGPEL; encoded by the coding sequence ATGCGCCCCCCAATACAGTGGCGGACGTGCTGGGAGAATGAGTTGGAGCTATCGGATCATATCCAGCTCTCGGCATTCTTACGAGCGGCTTACGGACCGACCGGAACGTTCAATGCACGTCCCTTTGAGGGCTATCGGAGCTGGGCGGGTGCGAGGCCCGAGCTCCGATGTGTCGGCTACGACAGCAGGGGCGTTGCGGCTCATCTTGGCGCGCTGCGACGGTTCATCAAGGTCGGCGATGCCGACGTGTTGGTGGCCGAACTCGGATTGTACGCGGTACGCCCCGACCTAGAGGGTCTGGGAGTGCCACACTCTGTACGCGCAATGTATCCTACACTACACCTGATGGGCGTTCCTTTCGGATTTGGCACAGTCCGTCATGCGCTCAAAACGCACATCACGAGGTTGCTCGATCGCCCAGGGCTGGCCTCGATCATTCCGGGTATACGCGTCCGTTCTACGCTGGCGGAGGTCTATCCTGCTTTGCCGCCCACGCGAACAGACGACGCTCTTCTCGTCGTTTTGCCTGTCGGAAAGCCGTTGAGCGAATGGCCGCCCGGAACGACAATTGAGCGAAACGGGCCCGAACTGTGA
- the nodB gene encoding chitooligosaccharide deacetylase NodB, with amino-acid sequence MHLTSVGDGRQYADSPSVHLTFDDGPHSFYTPHILDILSQHNVPATFCVIGRYAAEHPHITRRIVSDGHELANHTMNHPDLSKCEPTKVASEIAHANCAIKSACPEARLRHVRAPYGLWTEHVLSCAASAGLGALHWSVDPRDWSRPGADAIVSAVLSSIQPGAIVLLHDGCPPDERNWGHDQRLRDQTVCAVSQLIPALHSRGFAIRPIPHFH; translated from the coding sequence ATGCACTTAACAAGCGTTGGCGATGGCAGGCAGTATGCTGACTCACCAAGCGTCCACTTGACGTTCGACGACGGGCCGCACTCTTTTTATACCCCGCACATCTTAGACATCCTCTCCCAACATAACGTGCCGGCGACGTTCTGCGTCATCGGCAGATATGCAGCAGAACATCCGCACATTACGCGCAGGATAGTTTCCGACGGACACGAACTCGCAAACCACACCATGAACCATCCCGATCTCTCGAAATGCGAGCCAACGAAAGTCGCGTCGGAGATTGCACACGCGAACTGTGCCATTAAGTCGGCTTGCCCGGAGGCTCGGCTCCGACATGTGCGTGCGCCATATGGGCTCTGGACCGAACATGTGCTCTCCTGCGCCGCGAGCGCTGGGCTCGGCGCACTTCACTGGTCTGTAGACCCTCGCGACTGGTCTCGGCCTGGTGCGGATGCGATCGTCAGCGCGGTACTGAGCTCCATCCAACCTGGAGCCATTGTTCTTTTGCACGATGGCTGCCCTCCCGATGAACGCAATTGGGGTCATGATCAAAGGCTGCGCGATCAGACAGTATGCGCCGTCAGCCAGCTAATTCCCGCATTGCACAGTCGCGGCTTTGCAATTCGTCCCATTCCTCACTTTCACTGA